In Campylobacter sp. RM16187, the DNA window AGAAGCTTTCATGCAGCTAGAATGCTTGATTCTGGTGGGCTAAATATCATAAATTTAAATGGCGGAATGGGTGCTTTGATTAGACAAGGCTACGAGCCTGTTCCTTTTAATAAATAAAATTTATTCAAAAAAAGATTTCAGGAGCAATGCGCAATAAGCATGTATAGGCGTGCAGTGCGCTTTGTTCTCTTATGTAGTTTCTATCTCCTTTTAAATTTAGCCTATCGACTATGATCTTGCCGTTTTTGCTTAAGGCTCCTACAAATACAGTTCCTACGGGTTTTTCTACGCTTCCGCCGTCAGGTCCCGCTATGCCGCTCACGGCCAATGCGAAATCAGCTCCGCTTGAGCGAATGACCCCACTTAGCATCTCATTTACGCATTGTTCGCTTACCGCTCCATAAGTTTCAATAGTATTCTTGCCAACTCCTAGCCATTCTGCTTTAATCTCGTTTGCATAAGTTATAAGCGAGCCGTCAAAAGCGGCTGAAACTCCTGCAAATTGACCAAATTTGGCTGCTATTAACCCAGCTGTACAAGACTCCGCAAAAGTAATTTTTAGATTTTTTCTAATGAGTGTTTTTGCGATATGTTCAACTAAATTTCTACTGGCGATAAATTTTTGAGAAAATAGATTTTTAACGCCGTTTATAAAGCTTTCTATCTGACCAAATTTATTAGCTTCCGCCCTTACGATAACTAAATTCTCTATGATTTGGGATATATAAATTTGTACTTCGTAAGTTTTAGCAATCGGTTCTAATAAAATTTTAGTACTTTCGCTATCGATATCAAATAGGTTAAAATAAGTAAAATTTATATTTGGTTTTATGTGAATTTGCCCTATTTCTTTAGTTGGAATAGCTTTTATAAGATTTACTTGAGTATCATTTAAATTTATTAAAAAGCTATCTTTCGTTATTGTTATAGCTTTGCTTGGCGCAAGTGTATTTTGCTCCTTTAGTTCTATTAAATCCTCGCTTAATGTAGCCAAAATTTTAGCCGTAGTTGCGTAGTTTTCGTTTGAGGCAAATATGCAAAGAGTATCAAATTTAGAGCATAAGTTTTCTATGATAAATGGCAACTCTTTGTCGCTTTTATTGGCGAAGTTAAACTCTCCAAGCTCTTTAAAATGAGCCTTGTAAAAGCTAAAAATATAGCCCAAAAAAGCGGCGTTTATGCTTAAATCCTCTCCGATTATCAAAAGTGCATTTTTCATAAAAACCTCCTTAATTTTTGAAATTATATCACAAAAAAATCGACTAAATTTTTGGCTTAACGCTCGATTTTCAGTAGCCTTTAATCACTGCTTAGATAAAATTTGCAAATTTGAAACAAGGCAACAAGATGGATTATAAAGATACACTCCTGCTTCCAAGCACCGAATTTCCCATGCGAGGAAGCTTGCCGCAAAACGAACCGACGCGGCTAGAAAAATGGTACGGCGAGAGAGACATCTACTCTAAAATGAAAGCCAAACGCCAAAAGGCGAAAAAGAGCTTCAACCTCCACGACGGACCTCCATATGCAAACGGCAACCTCCACATAGGACACGCACTTAACAAAACCCTAAAAGACATCATCACTAAGACTCACTACTTCTTTGGCGAAGACATCCGCTATACTCCTGGTTGGGACTGCCACGGCTTGCCGATCGAGCAGCAAGTTGAAGTAAAGCTTGGCGAGAAGAAGAAAGCCATGAGCACAACTCGGATCAGGGAGTTTTGCAGAGAGCATGCAAGAGAATTTATAGGGATCCAAAAAGAGGGCTTTAAACAGCTTGGTATAGTCGGTGACTGGGATGATCCTTATCTTACGATGAAATTTAAATTTGAAGCTGAAATTTACAAAACGCTTTGTAAAGTAGCTAAGCGCGGACTTTTGATAGAGCGAAGCAAGCCTGTTTATTGGAGCTGGGCGGCAAAATCAGCCCTTGCAGAAGCTGAGGTCGAGTATGAAGATAAAGAGGACTATAGCATCTACGTAGCCTTTAAACTAGGCGATGAGGCGCTAAAAAAACTAGGAGTTAAAGAGGCAAGCGCAGTCATCTGGACTACGACTCCTTGGACTCTTCCTGCAAACCAAGCCATAAGCTTAAATCCAAATGAAAAATACGTAGTTACAACTGAAAATTTGATATTTGCCAAAGAGATGATCGAAGAACTCGTTAAAGAAGGACTTACAAAAGGCGAGATCGTAAAAGAATTTAAAGCCGGCGAGCTTGAAAATCTCCACGCGATAAATCCTCTAAACGACCGTGAGTCTAAATTTATCCTCGGCGAGCACGTTACTATGGACGGCGGAACGGGTCTAGTTCATACGGCTCCGGGGCACGGTGAGGATGACTATCACATAAGCTTAAAATACGGCATCGAAGTTATCATGCCTGTGGATGAGGCAGGACTTTACGACTCTACGCTTAGAGTTAAGAAGCTTTTCCGCGCGGATGTAGCGGATGAGCTGGTTGGCATGCATATATTTAAAGCTAATGAGAAAATTTTAGAAATTTTGGGCAAAAGCTTGCTTAAAGTTAGCAAATTTACCCACTCTTATCCTTTCTGCTGGAGAACGCATAAGCCGGTTATCTACCGCGCGACAAAGCAGTGGTTTATCGCTATGGACGAGCCAAAGATAGACGGAAAGACTCTAAGAGAGGTTGCGCTTGCGGAGATAGAAAAAGTTAAATTTTACCCTGCAAGCGGTGCAAGAAGGATAGGGTTGATGGTTGCAAATCGCCCTGACTGGTGTATCTCTCGCCAAAGAGATTGGGGTGTGCCAATCGCGTTTTTTAGAGATAAAGAGACGAAAGAGCCGATATTTGATAGCGAAATTTTGGATTTTGTAGCCAAAATTTTTGAAGAAAAAGGAGCTGACGCTTGGTGGGATATGGAAATTAAAGAGCTTCTACCGCCAAACTCCAAATACGACGCTAAAAATTTAGAAAAGGTAACCGACATCCTTGATGTGTGGTTTGATAGCGGCAGCACTTGGTCTGCTGTTTTAAAGAGCGGAGATTACGACGCGGGTGGCTATCAGGCTGATATGTATTTAGAAGGTAGCGATCAGCATAGAGGTTGGTTTCAAAGCTCACTTCTTTTAAGCTGCGCGGCAGAAGGACAAGCGCCTTATAAAAGCGTCTTAACTCACGGCTTTACCGTCGATGAAAACGGTCAAAAGATGAGTAAGAGTAAAGGTAACGTCGTAGCTCCGCAAGACGTGATCAAAACTTACGGCGTTGAAATTTTGCGCCTTTGGGTTGCGCTCAGCGACTACTCAAGCGATCTAAAGATAAGCGATAACATCTTAAAGCAAGTTAGCGAGCAATACCGCAAGATAAGAAATACCATAAGATTTTTGCTCGCAAACGTAAATGACTTAGATGATCTTGAGACTTCAAATTTCAACATCCTTGATAAGTGGATACTAAGCCGCGCTAGACGCGCTTTTGGCGAGGTTGAGACGGCGTTTAGAAATTACGATTTCTCAAAAGGCTTTAGTGTGCTTATGAATTTCTTGAGTGCCGATCTTTCTGGTATCTATCTTGATATTTGTAAAGACAGGCTGTATTGTGACGAGATGGACGGCGATCGCAGAAGATCGGCTCAAAGTGCGATGGCTATCATCACAAGAGCGCTCTTGCCGCTTATAGCACCGACTCTTACATATACGGTTGATGAGGTTATGGACTATGCGCCTGAGATCATCAAAAACGGAGCCAAAGACGCATTTGATCTTGAGTATGCCCCGATAGATTTTGAATTTGAAGTGGATGATGAGCTTTTAGCTCAAAGTAGAGAGAAATTCTTTGAGCTTATAGACGTGCTTAAAAAAGACAAAAAGATAAAATCAACTCTTGAACTAGTGCTTCAAACCAGCTCAAATTCTATCCTGAGCGAAAATTTAGACGAGATAACCGACTGGTATATGGTAAGTGAGATCGAGAGCCTTGATGATAAGGATAGTTTGGCTGAATTTGAGATAGGACATGACAAATTTAAGCTTGTAATGTCAAGCAAATTTAAGTGCCCAAGATGCTGGAAATTTAGCGCTAAACATGACGGCGAAACCTGCCCGAGATGTGAAAGAGTGCTTAAAAATGCTCTCTGAGCCGATACATTTTAGCGTCATCGTAGCCACTATAGCAGCGATACTTTGCGTAGTGGGCATCGGGATAATTTTAGTAAATAAATTTAAGGAAAACAGATGATAACTTTAAAAGAGGCTTTAAAGCTCTCAAACGAGGAGATAAGATCACTAAGAAGCGAGCTTGAGGCAAAAATCATAGCCGAGAAAAGGCTTGGAGCTTATGTGGAGCAGCTTGAGAATTTACCCATATCAAAGCTTGGCGAAGGCATTCCTATAGCGATCAAGGACAATATCCAAGTAAAAGACTGGAGCATAACATCATGCTCTAAAATTTTGCAAGGCTACGTAGCGCCTTATAACGCAACTGTCATAGAAAAGCTTTTAGAGGCGAATTTGGCGCCTTTTGGTAGAACAAATATGGATGAATTTGCGATGGGTAACACTACCGAGAGTTCAATTTATGGAAAAACTTTAAACCCTTTAAATAACGCTCATATCCCTGGAGGCAGCAGTGGCGGCTCTGCGGCTGCGGTAGGCGGCGGTATAGCCATAGCCGCACTTGGTAGCGATACCGGCGGTAGCGTGCGTCAGCCTGCTGCATTTTGCGGATGTGTGGGCTTTAAACCGACTTATGGGCGTGTAAGCAGATACGGTCTTGGCGCTTACTCAAGCAGTTTGGATCAAATTGGTCCTATAACTCAAAACGTAGAAGACGCATCGATACTTTATGATATCATCGCTGGGCATGATGAAAGAGATAGCACAAGCGTAAATAAGAAATTCGAAACTACTGCAGATAAGCTTAACGCCAATAGAAAACTAACAATATGTGTGATAGAAAACTACATAAACGAGGCTAGTGAAGAGACTAAAAGCGCACTTTTGAAAGCGGTTGATGTATTAAAATCAAATGGACATAAGATAGTTTATAAAAATTTAGACACTTCAAAATATGATATAGCAACCTATTATATAATAGGAACTGCCGAAGCGAGTGCAAATTTAAGCCGTTTTGACGGAGTTAGATATGGACGCAGAGCAGAGGCTAAAAATTTAAAAGAGTTATATATCAACTCTCGCTCGGAAGGCTTTGGTGATGAAGTAAAAAGAAGAATTTTACTAGGAACCTTTGTGTTAAGTAGCGGATATTACGATGCTTATTATATAAAAGCGCAAAAAGCAAGAGCGTATACAAAGACAAAATATGAGCAAATTTTAAGCGAATGCGATCTCATGCTAATGCCTGTAGCACCTACTACGGCTCCTAAATTTGGTGATATTACGGATCCGCTTCAATCATACTTAGCTGATATATATACTATAGGTGTCAATTTAGCCGGACTTCCTGCGGTATCTGTTCCTGTGGCTAAGGATAAAAACGGCTTAAATGTCTCGGCTCACCTTGTGGCTAAGGCATGGGATGAGCAGACTCTGCTTGATGGTGCATTTGGCTTGGAAAATTTAATAAAAGGATAAAGATGAAGATAGTTAAAAGAGCTCTCACCTTTGAGGACGTACTTTTAGTTCCGCAGTATTCTGAAATTTTACCCAAAGAAGTTAGTATAAAGAGTGTATTTTCTAAAAACATTACTTTAAATATCCCTATTGTATCGGCTGCTATGGATACGGTTACCGAACACAGGACAGCCATTATGATGGCTCGTTTAGGTGGCATAGGGGTAATACATAAAAATATGGACATAGCCTCTCAAGTTCACGAAGTAAGACGAGTAAAAAAGAGCGAAAGCGGGGTCATAATAGATCCCATATCTATATCTCCAGATGCGACGGTTGGTGATGCACTTGATATGATGGCAGATCTTCATATCTCAGGAGTTCCTGTTGTGGATAGCGAAAATAAACTGATTGGAATTTTAACAAACCGTGATTTGAGGTTTGAAAACGATAGAAGAGTGCTTGTAAAAGATCGTATGACAAAGGCTCCTTTGATAACCGCTCCAAAGGGCTGCACTCTTGATGATGCTGAGAAAATTTTTAGTCAAAATAGAGTAGAAAAGCTCCCTATAGTCGATAAAGATGGACATCTTGAAGGACTTATAACGATAAAAGATCTTAAAAAACGTAAAGAGTATCCAAATGCCAATAAAGATAGATATGGCAGGCTTCGTGTTGCTGCTGCTATTGGCGTAGGACAGTTTGATAGGGCTAAAGCTCTTGTGGAAGCTGGCGTGGATGTTATAGTTATGGACTCTGCGCATGGACACTCAAAAGGTATCATAGATACTCTAAAACAGGTAAAAGCAAATTTTAATGTAGATGTAGTTGTTGGAAATATCGCAAATCCAGCTGCAGTTAAAGACTTGGCAGAGGCAGGAGCAGACGGCATAAAAGTAGGAATCGGTCCCGGATCGATTTGTACTACAAGAATTATAGCGGGAGTAGGAGTGCCGCAAATTTCAGCCATAGATGACTGTGCAAACGAGGCTAAAAAATATGGCATTCCTGTTATAGCAGATGGTGGAATTAAGTATTCAGGAGATATAGCTAAGGCTCTTGCTGCAGGCGCTAGTTGCGTTATGGCCGGAAGCTTGCTTGCAGGATGCGAGGAGAGTCCAGGAGAAGTTATAACTTTCCAAGGAAGACAATATAAAGTATATAGAGGTATGGGCTCTATCGGAGCTATGACCAAAGGAAGTTCTGATAGATATTTTCAGGAAGGCACAGCTCAAGATAAGCTTGTACCGGAAGGCGTAGAGGGTCGTGTGCCATATGTGGGAAGTGTAAAAGATGTTGTGCATCAACTTTTAGGCGGACTTAGAAGCGCAATGGGCTATATGGGCTCAAAAGATATACCAACTCTTCAAGAAAGGGCCGAATTTGTTGAGATTACCAGTGCGGGACTTAAAGAAAGTCACGTTCATGACGTCGTTATAACACAAGAAGCACCGAACTATAAAGTTAATTAGTGTTAAATTTAAAAACCAAAAGAGAGAAATTTGACGAACCGCTTTACCTTGAGAGCGGTCGAATTCTCTCAAATTTTGAGCTTGTTTATGAAACTTACGGAAATTTAAATCAGGATAAAAGCAACGTTATTGTCATCTGCCACGCACTTACCGGCTCACACCATGCCGCAGGCAGGTATGAAAACGATACGAAATCAGGCTGGTGGGATAACTTCATAGGTGATGGCAAAGCGGTTGATACGAATAAGTTTTTTGTCATTTGCGTAAATATTTTAGGCTCAAATTTTGGATCCACAAATCCGCTTAGTATAGAAAAAAGCACGGGTAAACAGTATCGCTTAAGGTTTCCAGTCCTTACGATAAGCGATGTGGTAAAAGCTCAGATGAAGCTTTTTAAAAGACTTGGCATAAAGCAGGCTCACGCAGTTATCGGCGGTAGCCTTGGCGGTATGCAGGCACTTTGCTTTGCGATTGAATTTCCTGATTTTGCAAAAAATGTAATCATCATGGCGAGCACTTATCAGACTAAACCTTGGGCGATCGCATTTAATAAAATCGCAATCGAAGGCATCTTGCGCGACAAGGAATTTAAAGACGGCGAATACGATCCAAACGATATCGCAGAAAGCGGACTTGTCGGCATGGCGCTTGGCAGGATGGTAGGGCATATTAGCTTTTTAAGTCCTGAGTCGATGGACGTGAAATTTGGCAGAAACTATGTCGAGACAGACGGACTTTACGAGCTTACGGGGCGCTTTCAAGTAGATAGATATATGGAGTATAACGGGCATAATTTCCCAAAGCGCTTTGATCCGCTGAGCTATCTTTATATCGTTAAGATGATGAATATCTTTGACTGCACGAGGCATTATGATAGCCTTGGTGACGCGCTTTCTTGTATCAAAGCAAGGCTTACTCTCATATCATTTAGCGGCGATATACTCTTTCCGCCAAGTTGTATGAAGGAGATGGCGGACGAGCTTGCTAAGCTTGAAAAAGCCTGCGAGTGCGAATATATCGAGATAAATAGCAGCTACGGACATGATGCGTTTTTAGTTGAGATTGATAAATTTGAAGATCATGTAAAAAAGGTTTTAAAATGAGTGAAGAGATAAGACAGGATCAGTTTGAAGATAAGCTTATAAAGGCAAATGAAATTTTAGAGCGATTAAGCGATGAGAATATCAGTCTAGAGGAGAGTGTAAAGCTTCACAAAGAGGGCAAAAAGCTACTTGATGAGGCGGCTAAAATTTTACAAAACGCCAAGCTTGTCATAAACGAAATAGAGGATGAAAAAGATGAGTAAAATTTGTGCATTGCAGCTTGCAACTCAACCTATGAGCGATTCTAGACTTGATTATTATTTTAAGATGTGTGCCGATGAGGATGCTCGTCTTGTAGTGCTTGGAGAGTATGTTCTAAATAGCTTTTTTAAAGAGCTTGAGACCATGCCTAAAAGCATTATAAAAGAGCAGAGTGAGAGGAAAAAAGAGTCGCTTTTAAATCTTGCCAGTAAATATGATTTGACTATAGTTGCGCCTTTTGTTTTAAGCAAAGGAAAGGAATTTATAAAAGTCGTTGCAAAATTTAATAATAGCGGAGTCAAATTTCATGAACAGCAAATTTTAATGCCGTATTCACACTGGAATGAGGCGAAATTCTTTAATAATGCTCAAGAGGACAAGATAAATTTTATGACCTTTATGCATGAAAAATTTAAAATCGGTGTGATGTTTGGTTACGAATCTCACTTTGACCCTGCCTGGGCGTATATGATGAATAAAAAAGTAGATATCATAGTAATGCCGACTGCGAGCACTTTTTTTAGTGAAAATCGCTGGGAAGAGCTTTTAAAGACTAGAGCTTTTACGAATAATACATATATTTTACGGGTAAATCGCGTGGGAAATCATAAGGTAACCGCCGGTCAGTGGAATTTTTACGGAGATACGATGCTTATTGATCCTTTAGGTGAAGTTGAAGCCAGTCTTGGAAACGGCGAAGAGATGTTACTGGCAAAGGTTAGTAAGCAAAAGATTGGTAATGCCAGAAATTTGTGGGAATTTAGAAAGATACTTCACAAGAGAGGACTTGTTTAAATTGTCTAATTTCTTATTTTAAATAGCTAAAAGTATCTAAGTCTCTTTTGGATATAATCGATATAAATTTTAATTCAAGGTCAAATTTTGAAAAAAGTCCATTTTATAGGTATAGGCGGCATAGGAATTTCGGCAATCGCTAGGTTTTTAAATGAAAAAGGTTTTGAGATAAGCGGTAGCGATATCAAAGAGAGTCCAACTACTATAGAGCTGCAAAATCAAGGCATTAAAGTCATCACTCCTCACTGCAAAGAGGCTATCAAAGATCAAGATTTCGTCATATATTCAGCAGCTATAAAGAGCGATAATATCGAACTTATCGAGGCTAAAAATAAAGGCATAAAGTGCTTATCTCGCAAAGAGGCATTGCCTATGGTTTTGGAGGGTAAACGTGTATTTGCGGTGGCGGGAGCTCATGGCAAAAGCACTACTTCTGCGATGCTATCCGGCCTTCTTGAAGGCTCTGTAATCATAGGTGCGATCTCTAAGCAGTTTAACTCCAATATGAAATATGAAGCTCATGAAAATGTGATATTTGAAGCTGACGAGAGTGATTCTAGCTTTTTAAACTCAAACCCGTATCTTGCTGTCGTAACCAATGCAGAGCCCGAACATATGGAACACTACGAGCATGATTTGGAGAAATTTCATGCCGCATATCGCGGATTTTTAGAGCGTGCTAAAGTTAGGGTGATAAATGCCGAAGATGAGTTTTTAAGTACTTTAAAAATAGAGGCGGTTAGACTAAATCCAAGCGTTGATATTACCGATATGAAGATGGTTGTAAGAGATTTTGTCCCTTATACCACATTTAATCTTAAAAATTTGGGCAAATTTGAGGTGCTTGGAATGGGCGAATATATAGCAATCGATGCTAGTTTAGCCATTTTAGCGGCGATTAACGAAGTATCTTTAAGTTCAATTAGAGAAAATTTGCTAA includes these proteins:
- a CDS encoding CinA family protein; its protein translation is MKNALLIIGEDLSINAAFLGYIFSFYKAHFKELGEFNFANKSDKELPFIIENLCSKFDTLCIFASNENYATTAKILATLSEDLIELKEQNTLAPSKAITITKDSFLINLNDTQVNLIKAIPTKEIGQIHIKPNINFTYFNLFDIDSESTKILLEPIAKTYEVQIYISQIIENLVIVRAEANKFGQIESFINGVKNLFSQKFIASRNLVEHIAKTLIRKNLKITFAESCTAGLIAAKFGQFAGVSAAFDGSLITYANEIKAEWLGVGKNTIETYGAVSEQCVNEMLSGVIRSSGADFALAVSGIAGPDGGSVEKPVGTVFVGALSKNGKIIVDRLNLKGDRNYIREQSALHAYTCLLRIAPEIFF
- the metX gene encoding homoserine O-acetyltransferase MetX; translated protein: MLNLKTKREKFDEPLYLESGRILSNFELVYETYGNLNQDKSNVIVICHALTGSHHAAGRYENDTKSGWWDNFIGDGKAVDTNKFFVICVNILGSNFGSTNPLSIEKSTGKQYRLRFPVLTISDVVKAQMKLFKRLGIKQAHAVIGGSLGGMQALCFAIEFPDFAKNVIIMASTYQTKPWAIAFNKIAIEGILRDKEFKDGEYDPNDIAESGLVGMALGRMVGHISFLSPESMDVKFGRNYVETDGLYELTGRFQVDRYMEYNGHNFPKRFDPLSYLYIVKMMNIFDCTRHYDSLGDALSCIKARLTLISFSGDILFPPSCMKEMADELAKLEKACECEYIEINSSYGHDAFLVEIDKFEDHVKKVLK
- the murC gene encoding UDP-N-acetylmuramate--L-alanine ligase; protein product: MKKVHFIGIGGIGISAIARFLNEKGFEISGSDIKESPTTIELQNQGIKVITPHCKEAIKDQDFVIYSAAIKSDNIELIEAKNKGIKCLSRKEALPMVLEGKRVFAVAGAHGKSTTSAMLSGLLEGSVIIGAISKQFNSNMKYEAHENVIFEADESDSSFLNSNPYLAVVTNAEPEHMEHYEHDLEKFHAAYRGFLERAKVRVINAEDEFLSTLKIEAVRLNPSVDITDMKMVVRDFVPYTTFNLKNLGKFEVLGMGEYIAIDASLAILAAINEVSLSSIRENLLNFKGIKKRFDILTASRNFVLIDDYGHHPTEIKATLKSAFEYAKLLGISKVTAIFQPHRYTRLSANLDAFKESFKGIDELVILPVYAAGETPIVIDLKEEFKEYNPVMTKKVEREGDAIGFIDEFGVKNLLDDGLVIGFGAGDITYQLRGIL
- the xseB gene encoding exodeoxyribonuclease VII small subunit, which translates into the protein MSEEIRQDQFEDKLIKANEILERLSDENISLEESVKLHKEGKKLLDEAAKILQNAKLVINEIEDEKDE
- the guaB gene encoding IMP dehydrogenase; the protein is MKIVKRALTFEDVLLVPQYSEILPKEVSIKSVFSKNITLNIPIVSAAMDTVTEHRTAIMMARLGGIGVIHKNMDIASQVHEVRRVKKSESGVIIDPISISPDATVGDALDMMADLHISGVPVVDSENKLIGILTNRDLRFENDRRVLVKDRMTKAPLITAPKGCTLDDAEKIFSQNRVEKLPIVDKDGHLEGLITIKDLKKRKEYPNANKDRYGRLRVAAAIGVGQFDRAKALVEAGVDVIVMDSAHGHSKGIIDTLKQVKANFNVDVVVGNIANPAAVKDLAEAGADGIKVGIGPGSICTTRIIAGVGVPQISAIDDCANEAKKYGIPVIADGGIKYSGDIAKALAAGASCVMAGSLLAGCEESPGEVITFQGRQYKVYRGMGSIGAMTKGSSDRYFQEGTAQDKLVPEGVEGRVPYVGSVKDVVHQLLGGLRSAMGYMGSKDIPTLQERAEFVEITSAGLKESHVHDVVITQEAPNYKVN
- the gatA gene encoding Asp-tRNA(Asn)/Glu-tRNA(Gln) amidotransferase subunit GatA; its protein translation is MITLKEALKLSNEEIRSLRSELEAKIIAEKRLGAYVEQLENLPISKLGEGIPIAIKDNIQVKDWSITSCSKILQGYVAPYNATVIEKLLEANLAPFGRTNMDEFAMGNTTESSIYGKTLNPLNNAHIPGGSSGGSAAAVGGGIAIAALGSDTGGSVRQPAAFCGCVGFKPTYGRVSRYGLGAYSSSLDQIGPITQNVEDASILYDIIAGHDERDSTSVNKKFETTADKLNANRKLTICVIENYINEASEETKSALLKAVDVLKSNGHKIVYKNLDTSKYDIATYYIIGTAEASANLSRFDGVRYGRRAEAKNLKELYINSRSEGFGDEVKRRILLGTFVLSSGYYDAYYIKAQKARAYTKTKYEQILSECDLMLMPVAPTTAPKFGDITDPLQSYLADIYTIGVNLAGLPAVSVPVAKDKNGLNVSAHLVAKAWDEQTLLDGAFGLENLIKG
- a CDS encoding carbon-nitrogen hydrolase family protein, which gives rise to MSKICALQLATQPMSDSRLDYYFKMCADEDARLVVLGEYVLNSFFKELETMPKSIIKEQSERKKESLLNLASKYDLTIVAPFVLSKGKEFIKVVAKFNNSGVKFHEQQILMPYSHWNEAKFFNNAQEDKINFMTFMHEKFKIGVMFGYESHFDPAWAYMMNKKVDIIVMPTASTFFSENRWEELLKTRAFTNNTYILRVNRVGNHKVTAGQWNFYGDTMLIDPLGEVEASLGNGEEMLLAKVSKQKIGNARNLWEFRKILHKRGLV
- the ileS gene encoding isoleucine--tRNA ligase gives rise to the protein MDYKDTLLLPSTEFPMRGSLPQNEPTRLEKWYGERDIYSKMKAKRQKAKKSFNLHDGPPYANGNLHIGHALNKTLKDIITKTHYFFGEDIRYTPGWDCHGLPIEQQVEVKLGEKKKAMSTTRIREFCREHAREFIGIQKEGFKQLGIVGDWDDPYLTMKFKFEAEIYKTLCKVAKRGLLIERSKPVYWSWAAKSALAEAEVEYEDKEDYSIYVAFKLGDEALKKLGVKEASAVIWTTTPWTLPANQAISLNPNEKYVVTTENLIFAKEMIEELVKEGLTKGEIVKEFKAGELENLHAINPLNDRESKFILGEHVTMDGGTGLVHTAPGHGEDDYHISLKYGIEVIMPVDEAGLYDSTLRVKKLFRADVADELVGMHIFKANEKILEILGKSLLKVSKFTHSYPFCWRTHKPVIYRATKQWFIAMDEPKIDGKTLREVALAEIEKVKFYPASGARRIGLMVANRPDWCISRQRDWGVPIAFFRDKETKEPIFDSEILDFVAKIFEEKGADAWWDMEIKELLPPNSKYDAKNLEKVTDILDVWFDSGSTWSAVLKSGDYDAGGYQADMYLEGSDQHRGWFQSSLLLSCAAEGQAPYKSVLTHGFTVDENGQKMSKSKGNVVAPQDVIKTYGVEILRLWVALSDYSSDLKISDNILKQVSEQYRKIRNTIRFLLANVNDLDDLETSNFNILDKWILSRARRAFGEVETAFRNYDFSKGFSVLMNFLSADLSGIYLDICKDRLYCDEMDGDRRRSAQSAMAIITRALLPLIAPTLTYTVDEVMDYAPEIIKNGAKDAFDLEYAPIDFEFEVDDELLAQSREKFFELIDVLKKDKKIKSTLELVLQTSSNSILSENLDEITDWYMVSEIESLDDKDSLAEFEIGHDKFKLVMSSKFKCPRCWKFSAKHDGETCPRCERVLKNAL